TAAATGCCGAGTACGGTTTAGAAAAGTCCCCAGTCGTCGGCCGCGCCTTCTTCCATCATCGACGGATCCCACATCTCAAGACCCATTTCAATGGTTGCAGGCGTGCCTAGGTACTGCTGAGACACCTGGCGGGTTTTTTCCAGAAGCTGTGGGGCATAGGGGCAAAACGGGGTTGTCATGATCATCGTAACATGACCACGGTCTGGCTGAATGTCGATGTCACGAATCAAGCCGAGTTCAATAATATTCATCCCGATTTCAGGATCCACGACGACCCGCAGCGCTTCGCGGAGACCGTCCTCAGTTTTCACAGCTATATCGGTCATCGCCACCTCTCGAATTCCGCATCTCAGTAACTGATTAAAGTTGACCGTGATTAATTATAGTCTTTGTTTGAAATATTGACACTCCAAGTTCACGGCTGATATACTCACGGGAGTGATTATACCACGGGTAATTTTAAGCTTTAACCCGTGTGAAAAACAATGGAGGCATGCGCCGCATGGGCGTGACACTTGATATACGCAATCTCCACGCTCGCGTAGCGGGTGAGGAGCGGATGATCCTTCGCGGGGTGAACCTGACGGTCAATCAAGGTGAAGTGCATGCCTTGATGGGGCCAAATGGCAGCGGTAAGAGCACGCTCGCAAACGTACTGATGGGCAATCCCGCCTACGAAGTAATGGATGGCGAAGTCATTTTTAATGGCGCGAACATTCTCGACATGGAACCCGACGAGCGGAGCCGCGCAGGACTTTTTCTTGCGTTCCAATACCCGGTAGCGATCCCGGGTGTGACCCTGGCGAACTTCCTTCGCCAGGCGATCAACGCCCGTATGAAGTCGGTCGACCCTGAAAGCAAAGGCATCAGCATCCCGGATTTCCGCCGGTTGCTCCGGTCGAAAATGGATACGCTGGAGATGGATCACAGCTTTGCCGGCCGGTACCTGAACGAAGGCTTTAGCGGCGGTGAAAAGAAGCGTGCCGAGATCCTGCAAATGGCGACGCTTGAACCC
The nucleotide sequence above comes from Candidatus Flexicrinis proximus. Encoded proteins:
- a CDS encoding DUF59 domain-containing protein — protein: MTDIAVKTEDGLREALRVVVDPEIGMNIIELGLIRDIDIQPDRGHVTMIMTTPFCPYAPQLLEKTRQVSQQYLGTPATIEMGLEMWDPSMMEEGAADDWGLF
- the sufC gene encoding Fe-S cluster assembly ATPase SufC, whose product is MGVTLDIRNLHARVAGEERMILRGVNLTVNQGEVHALMGPNGSGKSTLANVLMGNPAYEVMDGEVIFNGANILDMEPDERSRAGLFLAFQYPVAIPGVTLANFLRQAINARMKSVDPESKGISIPDFRRLLRSKMDTLEMDHSFAGRYLNEGFSGGEKKRAEILQMATLEPTFAILDETDSGLDIDALRIVSEGVNKLIGPNLGVLVITHYQRLLNYIKPQYVHVMFEGRIVESGGPELALKLEESGYSMVREKFAAEPVAE